One genomic window of Ziziphus jujuba cultivar Dongzao chromosome 4, ASM3175591v1 includes the following:
- the LOC107415032 gene encoding IQ domain-containing protein IQM2 has product MGVSFSCPLADYNDVEKNLESVVVKSICFGDEDVRTPVRSVSFNHHDSEPTIFKSLGSGKMTVETSVSFKGTELEKMVLVKALSLDKEKNMTNESISQNRKEMDIQSSRLDNPQALDPSSPKHMAALKLQKVYKSFRTRRKLADCAVLVEQSWWKLLDFAELKRSSISFFEIEKHETAISRWSRARTRAAKVGKGLSKNDKAQKLALQHWLEAIDPRHRYGHNLHFYYVKWLHCQSREPFFYWLDIGEGKEVNLVEKCPRSKLQQQCIKYLGPMERMAYEVVVEDGKFFYKQSGELLHTSEEGGNAKWIFVLSTSKILYVGKKKKGTFQHSSFLAGGATSAAGRLVVENGILKVVWPHSGHYRPTEENFKDFISFLQENNLDLTDVQMSPVDEEEGSISSKQRSSAHFRSHSSDEDLTQNLSGLDCEETNAEDSTQVKTDSMEQEPAAESEPNMSPRFRGLGKNLTNLEIPKRKELFERSESENQAGKLVCYSSPLESPVDGFETTEEETFTSDQERMSRTKSLPEQDHEEGSEVETIPEESILKRINSHKGMKSYQLGKHLSFRWTTGAGPRIGCVRDYPSELQFQALEQVNLSPRSAARSRLYFSPRIASGLSPKVSAPPTNCGGEMAASGKFSTPDEVNLSSSTSINPPRTQPSPLFKLETEPSITTTANSQD; this is encoded by the exons aaaaaaatttagaatctGTTGTTGTAAAATCCATCTGCTTTGGAGATGAAGATGTAAGAACTCCAGTTAGATCTGTCAGTTTCAACCATCATGATTCAGAACCAACAATATTTAAATCCTTAGGTTCTGGAAAAATGACAGTAGAAACATCCGTCTCCTTTAAAGGGACAGAATTGGAGAAAATGGTCTTGGTTAAGGCTCTTTCACTGGATAAAGAAAAGAATATGACCAATGAATCAATCAGCCAAAATAGGAAAGAGATGGATATTCAATCCTCAAGATTGGATAATCCTCAAGCTTTGGATCCCTCCAGTCCCAAACACATGGCTGCTTTAAAACTGCAGAAAGTGTACAAAAGCTTCCGAACCAGAAGGAAACTGGCAGACTGTGCAGTTCTTGTTGAACAGAGCTG GTGGAAGCTTTTAGATTTTGCTGAACTAAAGAGGAGTTCCATatcattttttgaaattgagAAACATGAAACCGCCATCTCAAGGTGGTCTAGAGCAAGGACAAGAGCAGCCAAG GTTGGCAAGGGTTTATCAAAGAATGATAAAGCGCAAAAGCTTGCTTTACAGCACTGGCTTGAGGCG ATTGATCCAAGGCATCGATATGGTCATAATCTTCACTTCTATTATGTGAAATGGCTCCATTGTCAGAGTAGAGAACCTTTCTTCTACTG GCTAGACATAGGAGAAGGGAAGGAAGTAAATCTTGTTGAAAAATGCCCTCGGTCAAAACTTCAACAGCAATGCATCAAGTATCTGGGTCCG ATGGAAAGAATGGCATATGAAGTTGTTGTGGAGGATGGAAAATTCTTCTACAAGCAATCAGGGGAGCTCCTCCACACAAGTGAAGAAGGTGGAAATGCCAAATGGATATTTGTCCTTAGCACGTCTAAGATCTTATATGTTggcaagaagaagaaaggtACATTTCAGCATTCCAGCTTCTTGGCTGGAGGAGCCACATCTGCTGCTGGGAGATTAGTCGTTGAAAATGGCATCCTAAAG GTAGTTTGGCCTCACAGTGGTCATTATCGGCCTACAGaagaaaatttcaaagattttaTCTCATTCCTCCAAGAGAACAATTTGGACCTCACGGATGTCCAG ATGAGTCCAGTTGATGAGGAAGAGGGTTCAATAAGCAGCAAGCAAAGAAGTAGTGCTCATTTTAGAAGCCACTCATCTGATGAAGACTTGACTCAAAATCTTAGTGGCTTAGACTGTGAGGAGACGAATGCTGAAGACTCAACTCAAGTGAAGACTGATTCAATGGAACAAGAGCCAGCTGCAGAATCAGAACCAAATATGTCGCCACGTTTCCGTGGCCTTGGCAAAAACTTGACTAATCTCGAAATACCAAAGAGAAAAGAACTGTTTGAGAGATCAGAGAGTGAAAACCAAGCTGGTAAGTTGGTTTGCTACAGTAGCCCTCTGGAATCCCCAGTGGATGGTTTTGAAACTACAGAAGAAGAAACATTTACTTCAGATCAGGAACGCATGAGTCGCACGAAAAGCTTGCCTGAGCAAGATCATGAAGAAGGGAGTGAAGTGGAAACAATTCCTGAAGAATCAATTCTTAAAAGGATCAACTCACACAAAGGAATGAAATCATACCAACTGGGGAAGCACTTGTCTTTCAGATGGACAACTGGAGCTGGACCGCGCATTGGTTGTGTGAGGGACTATCCTTCCGAGCTCCAGTTCCAAGCACTAGAGCAAGTTAACTTGTCTCCAAGAAGTGCTGCCCGTTCGAGATTATACTTTTCTCCTCGGATCGCAAGCGGATTGAGTCCAAAGGTGTCAGCCCCACCAACAAACTGTGGTGGGGAAATGGCAGCAAGCGGAAAATTTTCCACACCAGACGAAGTGAATCTATCATCTTCAACAAGTATTAACCCTCCTAGAACACAGCCGTCCCCATTGTTCAAACTTGAGACAGAACCATCAATAACCACAACCGCTAATTCTCAGGATTAA